A stretch of DNA from Strigops habroptila isolate Jane chromosome 10, bStrHab1.2.pri, whole genome shotgun sequence:
TGCTGTGCTAAGAGACTGTTGCAGCTTTGGGCATACTGATCCATTGCTGGCAAAGCACTTTTGCAGCTATTCCGTTTGCTACAAGCAAAGAACACTATCCCTGTAACAGCACGTTTATAGCCATGGAAGTAGTGCCTGGGCTGTCCCTGCTGGCGCTGACTTCTGGAGGCGCAGCAGTGCATAAATATTCCTGTGCTGGTCGGCACAGTGACACTGCAAGTATGTAACGAGTGTCGGTATAGAAACGTCCAGGGTACCAGGCACTATGAGGCAAATGTGCTAGCAGGAGTAAAGTAGAGCACAAAGAAGGAACTAGAGGACTGTTGGGGGAAATCGCGTTATTCATGACCGGGGACTGATTTTAAGTTTGTTTTTAGCTAGAAGATAAAGCTCTGAACGAGCTGCGCGTGTTTAACGCgttcccttctcctcctcctctcgGCCTCACGCTTTTGACCTGAATCCCTGACGCTCCCTGTGTTGGCCATCTCCCCGCCGGCGGCACGGCGCGTTACAGgctgctgagctggagctgcttgGGAACGGATGGCAACCGCTCCCAGGCGCCGCACGGACGCTGGCTGCCGCCTGCGGCCGGGCCTCGGGCTGGGCCTGCCCCCTGCTCCTGGCCGCCCGGTTTGAGCCGCTCCGTCACTTCGCTGCCCGCCGCCTGCCGCGTGGCCGCGGCCCTACAGCGTCTCCCTGCGGCCCCGGTGCCAGGGCTGCAGCGCGTCCTCCCGGCCCACAGGGGGCGCACGGGGCGGCGCGGcaccctccccttcccctgcgGTGAGCGCGCAGGCGGGGGGCGGGACCAGCCGAGGTACGGCGGGGGGCAGGGGTCAAAGTTCTgcctgcgggggggggggtgagggtaACGGTGGCGTTGCGCGTCGCCCCGGTGGGACGggccgggggggtcccgggggtcCTGCGCCGAGCTCGTGCCCCTCAGCCGGCCCCGCGCTGGGGATGGGCCCATCCGGCGCGACCGGCAGCCGGTGTAAAGCCGAGGCCTTCCCGGGTGTGCTCCAGCTTCAGCACCGAGGAGGGAGCCCTGGTGGTGCCCCTCCACTGGGAAGCCTGGAGGTACCGCCTGGTCTTCTGGATGGGCACCAGCATCCTCCACAGCGACCTGGAGGGTGGTCAGTGTTACACGCTCTCTTCgaagatggaaataaaatggaTAGATTAAGCAGCTCAAAGTGTTTTTCAGAGTGATCAATAGAAAGGCGAATGCTTCCTGATTTTAGTTTCCAAAGGATAAACTGgccatgggaaaaaaatcagcctgGAAATAAGCAGAAAGCTTCAAATTCCCAGAGCACTGGGGTCCAGAGTGACTTATGGAGGACAGATAACATTGTTTAGTTAACGATGGAGCTTGATCATTTTGTAGATGAGTAGATGTTAAGACAGCAAGTGCATGGCAGCAGGGCCTGGGCTGTGTGATCCAGGAAGTTGCTTCTATCCCTGCATTCATTCCTTATCACAGTCCACCTTGGGCTGGGGCTGTACCTTTTTATGGTACCTCatgctgttctttcttttctacccTAGGAGCTCCCGTCTCTCAGATTGAATTCCCAGTAAAGGATGGAGAACATCCTGGCTGGTTTGTGTGGGACCAGCCCGGAAGACCCACTCCCTGCGTGGGTTCATGGCAGCGTTGGCCATTGCTTTAATCAGCTGACGTTAAATGTGGTTCCTCATGCGGTCCTTGCAGTGGTCAGTGCCTGCTTCCTTGGCGCTCCAAGGTATGACAACTGACTTGTCTCACTCTAGATTATTATGCAGGACTGGAGGTGGGGTGGAAAGGCTGGAAATTTGCTCTCCCTGTAATGTGCTTAATACGTAGTTAGAGAAGGGCACAATATTATAAAGTTATTATGTTTGTCAGCATCCGTTCTAATTCAGAGTATGCTATACAACTCTGGACCCTCCGGAAAGGAATccagaaaaaatgaagagagtAGCAAGCATAAAATCACTATAGTGATTTTAGtgagaaaataattcagaagaatTTCAGTGAATGGGGATTGGGGGGAACTGGGAGTCTTCTGGGAGAGGATATAAATCCAAGGTGGCATGGAAGATGTAAATAAAGTAATAAGGGGTTGAGAGAAGccaaaaattgtttttctgtttaccCTCTTCTGAAATTCATAAACATGGCAatgttcaaatgaaaataaatcgAGTGATAACGAAATATTTTGTTGGGCTATAGATTATGGACTTTACATACACAGCATCACTGAAACCAACAGTGACAAAAGTAATGCTTCTAGACAAAATATCACGAAGACAAGAGAAATCAAGAATCACAGGTGTGACAGAGAATTTGATCACCTGGAATTTGTGTTAAAGAAGTTAAATATAACTTTGTTGTTAATCCTCAAGGTCTGCAGTCTGATTCGACCACGAAATATCACAGTTTGCAAACAAATTTCTGTATAGAAATGCTATTATTTGGTAGCACCTGAATCTCTGGTATTGATCAGGTACTGGGCAATATTGGCCTGATGTAGTTGAGCAATGCCTACATTCTGAAAAAGCTACAAATCGAAGGAGGTGAATCCAGGACTTTAAGTAGCAGTGAATGGATAAAGACAgtaaaaggagaggaagaaaggagagtaCTGACTGAGAGGTGATGGAATTTCAACTGTAaattttttctctgctctttcctcctcaagAATCGGCTCTGGAGTGCCTTGCAGGCCAGGCTGGGGATGCAGAATTGGTGCCTCCTTAGTGCTCGCTGGCCTATTCCTTGCTGATACCATCCCAGCCACCATttctcagcaggagctgggcccTGTGTACCTGGAAGTGCTGGCCAATGGCACTGCTGCCCTGACATGGCTCACACACAGTCTCGCTCTTCTCACACTCTGCAAGTCCATTCACAGCTTTACCAGAGGCCCTGTGGCCCTGGCACTCCTCACTCTTCTACCCATACCTTCCTTCATCATCACGCTGGTGTGGTACTACCAAAGTGGGACAGCTTGGTCACCTGCCcaccctgctgcctcctccaggTTCGCCATTCTCTGTCTTCAGCTGGCCTCTCTGCTTGTGTATGTGATAGCCTACCTCTTTCCCACTGCTGGCAGGCAAGACTTCCTCTCCATCAATAACCCCTGGCAAGAAGGCCAGCTCATCTCAGAGCCAGGGATCCCAGTGCCTGATCAGCAGAGAGTGTCAGAAGATGGTGAGAGCTGGCTCTCGCGCTTCTTTTATGTTTGGATGAACCCTCTTATGAAACGTGGCTATCAGTGGAAGCTGAACCAACCACAGGATGTCTATGCACTTCCTCGccagctgcaggctgccagAGTCTGTGAGCAGTTCTACTCTTGCTGGCAGAAGAAGGCAGCTCTGCACCAAGTAGAAGAGGAGACGGTATCTCTTACTAGCTCAATCATTGCTGAAGGCGATGGGAATAGCGATACCCCAGAGAGTTTGCACCGTGGCCAGGAGAACGTGCAACTCTTCTCAGTCCTTCATGCAGCCTTTGGGCTTCGTTTTTACTCCCTTGGACTTCTTAAGCTGGCTGGCAACCTGCTGGGTTTCTCGGGTCCTCTGCTTCTGAACCTGCTGGTGAACTTCATGGAGTCACGGCAGGAGCCTCTGAGCCATGGGGTGCTCTATGCCCTCGGGCTCTTTGCTGGCTCCTTCCTGGGTGCTCTTTTGCGGAACCAGTTCAGCTATGAGGTGAACAAGGTGACACTGATGGTGCGGGCTGCCGTCATCTCCGCCATCTACCGCAAGGCTCTGCGTGTCAGCAGCACCAGCGTTATGCGCTTCACAGTGGGGGAAATTGTCAACTTCATGAGCACGGACACCAGTAGGGTGGTcaacttctgcctcagcttGCACGAGGTGTGGAGCCTGCCTTTCCAGTTTGCCATTACCCTCTACCTCCTCTACCAGCAAGTGGGGGTAGCCTTTCTGGGAGGCTTGGCCCTGGCGCTGCTGCTTGTGCCCCTCAACAAGGTCATAGCTAACTACATCCTGATGAACAACAAGGAGATGCTGAAACACAAGGACACACGGGTCAAGGTGAGGGGGAACTGGTGACTCTGGGGCACTAATTCTTTCAGGATTTTATCTCTGAGTttgttgctgtattttctccctgtttATCCCTAGAACGCTGGCTTTTTGGCTGCTTGTGATGATCCAAAGCTGTTGGGGAAAAATGCTAGAGAGggcacatgcacacagacactTGGTTCAAAAGTATTTCAGAGTGATGCAGTTTCATCACCCACAAGATAGTGAACCTCTAATGCTTGTCTTGTTTCCTGGGCTAATACAAGTTCCCTTGcaggtttcttttctgcatgtAGTACTTAAGGTAGGTGTCCTGATTGCTTCCTCTAGAGATGCTTCCATCTAGGATTGCTCTAGTAATGCCATCAGTGGTGAGGTGGCTTGCAGTCTGGACAAAGGCAATGATCATGGGCATAGTGGTTTTATACTGCTCCAAGCTTAGCACCCTCAGTCAtcttttccactgctttttgCATATTTGCAGTGCCATGTCCTTGCCACATCAAACATTTGATTCCCACCTTTTAGCCTTGAATCTCTAATGTGAGGGGACAGCATCTTCACTCGCCATTTCCATCATGGTTTGAAACATGAAACATAACTCCATGTCAGAACTGTTgtgagctttaaaaatatttattttcctaacagGAGGTGTATCTAGTTGTATAGGGTAAGCTGGACTTTCTTCAGCTATGCAAGAGTGGTTTGCTGAGTGAAGTCTCTCTTGTTAGCTTAGTTCCAGTTGAGTACAGATGTATGATAGCTTGCTCTGCACAAGCTGACCTGAGAGCAGGGATTAGAGGACAGTGTACTGCAGGGACACCTGAGCTGCAGGATGTGAGCCAGCCAGGCTCTGGATACAGGCTAGCTGTGTCATGGCAGCACCAGGCCTGAGGGTCAGGTGTTATCTCAAGGTGCTATCAGGTCAGTGGAGGTAAATGGCATCCAGGCTGGAGATATTAATTCCACACATCCCTTCACCAATGTTTCACATCCTTAAGTTGTGAAGTAGAgtaatattttgccttttcctgagCCATACACAGCACAGGTGGTTGAGGAGGCTGGTGGAATGAGTAAGAGTGAAGTTCCCAGTAGCTGCCACTTGAGTTTATGTCTTTGATAGCAATAAATGGTTCCCAGTATCTCTAACTTGGCCCTTAGCAGGAGTCAACTGCCAACCTGGCCCAAGCCCAGATGCCTAGCTGACGTTTGGTGCGTTAGGCAGCCAGTGATTGTTCTATGAGCTTTTTGTCTTTGCCTGCAGCTAATGGCGGAGTTCCTATGTGGCATTCGTGTGATCAAGTTTTATGCCTGGGAGAAGCACTTCAGCACCAGGATAAATGCCTGCCGGGacaaagagctgcagaagctACGAGCCATGAAGTACTTGGatgctgtgtgtgtgtatctgtggGCAGCACTGCCTGTTGTAGTCTCCATTACGATCTTCATCACCTATGTCCTCTTGGGTCACCAGCTCACTGCCACAAAGGTGAGTAGGTAGTAGGGAGAGCTCCAGTCTTGGCTCATGCAGAGCACAACCTACAGTGGGGCTGCTGTCTCTGGGAAATAAACCCAGCCTGTATCTCCCCACAGCTCTTCAGGTTCTCACTGGTGAAGCTGTTCGCAGAATACAAGAGGCAAGGGAGGTACTGCCTCCAGCTCATGGCTGTTTCCTTACCCATGCAGGTGTTCACAGCATTGGCCCTTGTTGGGATGCTTATTCTTCCCCTCAACAGCTTCCCGTGGGTGTTGAATGGGACCTTGGAAGCTAAAGTTTCCCTGGATCGAATTCAGCGTTTCCTTGAACTTGCAGACCAAGAACTGGAAGCTTATTATGCCCTAGGTAATGGCAGACGATGCTGCTGGGCTTGGTACCCTGGGCAGGGGACACTTCGAACAGGGAGCTGAGGTGTGAGGCCCGGGGCAGTACTGGAGGGCAGCTGGCTGTCACCCCCATCATTCAAGACATTCAGTTGTCAGAGGCAGAGTGAAGGCACTTCAGTTATGTGGAAAATGGGAGACAAGGCTGTAGCATTCCACTTTACCAACAGTAGTTGGTTGCTTGTCCCTACAAAACGCTATTGCTAGTGTCCATTTAGAAGAAGCTACTCCTTCCTCTGTCcaaagctcttctgaaaatgaagccaTCAACAGCCTTGGCTTTGCCTGGCAGAAGGGGTTGCATGCATGCCCCTCTCCTGAGCCATTCCtgctccctctttctccttccttgccttttGCCAGCTCCCTGCCATTCTTTTACCTTCAACAAATTATCCTTACTGTGTCTCTGTGACAGCCAGCAGGTCACCATGTGTGTCTGGCGGGAGCTGGAGACAGGAGAGTTGGAGGAAGGGGAGGTATAAGTTTAAGGGCAGGTCAGCAGGCAAGCATCTCGTTCTGTGCTTAGATCAAGGGCATCATGGCAGTGCCCTGTCTGTAGCCTCACCCATTTGGGAACAAAGCTGATAGTATCTGTGATGCCAGGTGCCTTTAATTTTCTGGTCTTCTCACAGTAGTGcaatgctgtgctgcttttctcttgcagaTAGCCCTTCAGGTACTGCTACTGCCATGGATATGCAATGTGCATCCTTCTCATGGGTGCCAATTGAGGAGGAAAGCACCAGGCAGCCCTTATCCACAGGCAGTCTGCAACTGCACATTGAGAACCTGTCAGTGAGAAAGGTGAGCAAGGCTGCAGGAGGTAACAGAGAAGAATGGCACTAGAGAAGCCAAATAATGGAGCAGGGGTGGcatgtttttgtgttttcctggtCTTATGAGCTGTGCATCAAAATCTTCTCTTGGTCAAGAGACACAGGGCACATATGACATCTCTCAGAGCTGAAGGGTGCTGGAGGAGATCCAGGCATAGCTTACAGACAGctccctctgctttccagcactgctgaaggagaggacTGGGCAGGGAGCGCAACTGGGCTCCAGAGTTAACACTGCTTGCAGACTTGTGTCCTGCTGTATATCAGGAATCTGTTTTACCCAACAactgcacccagctctgctgctgaaccTGTGAGAGAATCCTAGTTTGAAACAGCAGTCGGCTTTCTTACAGGCTACAAGCGGCTCAGGAAACCTGGACAAGCCACCCTGTAGTAGCACATCACATtgctccttttcatttccctttgcagGGAATGCTCCTGGGGGTTGTTGGGAAGGTTGGCTCTGGGAAAAGCTCTCTGCTTGCAGCCATCACTGGAGAACTCATTAAGTAAGTAGCCTATAGACTGCTCCCTGATTGGTCCCTCCATGCCACAGCAGGCAGGGACTCTCTAGTGTTATCCCTATTTGTAGGCCATTTTGATCTGCTTTGTTCTCCTTTGTTGCCCTTTCCACCCACTTCTGGTGTACTTGCAGACAAGGTGGACGAGTGTATGTTAGTGACCTGGAGCAAGGATTTGGTTTGGCCACACAGGAGCCTTGGATACAGTTTACCACTGTCCGTGAGAACATTCTTTTTGGGCGGGAATATGATGCAAGGCTGTATGAGGAGGTGGTGGAGGCCTGTGCCCTTTCAGACGACCTGAACGTGAGTGCCTAAACTGTAAACCTGCCTGGGCCTTCTTGATCAACTTTTGCATCCAGCCTTGAGCCTCACTGGGAGCAGTCCTCATTCTTTGAGACTACAGACTGCTTTTCCAGTGTCCCAATCACACAGCAATGCTCTGATTAACAATCCCAGACCATACCCAGCCCCACAATTCCTTAAGGCGTGAAGTTACTTCTGGTAGCACTTTTGGATGGTTTCTTCTACTGCTGAGCCGAAAGCTCTTAATCTGGGGAAAGGAGATGTTCTTGCAGTGCTGATGGCAGCTGGGCTTTTCAGGCAGAGCCTATCAGTAGCTAATGCTTTTTTGGAACAGAAGGAACTTCCCTGGGATCTGGAAGGGCTGAGTCTGTGGTTCTTTCAGTAATTCATGTATTCTAGGTTTGAGGCTTATGGCTGTATTAGTCAGTAAATGTGGCTGTTACATATGGCAGGAAGCTAGCCTTCTCCTCCCAGTTTTAACCTGATGCCTGATTTTCTGACATGCCAAGCACTAGGAGCTCCTGTTTTCTTTGGCAGGAGCTATGAATACTCTGTAAAGGCAAGATAcatactttgtatttttaattatttatttcagagttATTTTAGACTAGAAGTTGCTCTCAGTAGATAGTTCAGATGTGGCCACCCTATTCTGGAGTGTAAGAGAGTTCAGTTGTATAAATGCCAAGTTTGCCAGTTGTCTGCAGAACCAGTGTTTAGACTGTTGCATTGTTTAATTTTGGTAAGGTGTCACCCTAAGGAATTACTGCCAGAGGCAGGGGAGGTACCCCAGTGTTCTGGCTCTGGGTCCCCAGATATTTCCTGTCCCTTCTAAGTGGATTTTCTTGAATGTTTCAGATTTTACCAGCAGGTGACCAGACAGAGGTGGGCGAAAATGGTGTGACACTCAGTGGGGGACAGAAAGCTCGAATAGCCCTTGCCAGAGCTGTTTACCAGGTAAATAGCAAAGGAGTCATGCTGTGGCAGATTGTGCCTAGCGCTAAGTCAGATGTAAAGAAGCTGGAAGTACCCGGCTGTACAGCGTGCTCTGGCAGCATGTCTTAAACCACATCGTGCTGGCCTAAATGTGCTGGTGGTTCACCACACAGCGGCATTTGCACTTTTCATTACAGCAGGGCCTGCAGCTGtatccttgtcttttttctccctctcaggAGAAAGAGTTTTACCTCCTTGATGATCCCCTGGCTGCTGTTGATGCAGAGGTGGCCGACCATCTTATGCAGAAATGCATTCTTGGAGTTCTCAAACACAAGACCAGGATCCTTTGCACCCACAGGACGGAGTTTCTGGAGAAGGCTGATGCCTTGTTGTTGATAGACAACGGCAGGATAGTTAAGACAGGTACACTGGCTGTCCTCTCAGGCATTCATTTGTGCCTGCATGCCAGTCTTGGAGTGGCTTGAGCAAAGATGGACATAAGGGAGTAGGATTAACTAGTGGGAATCCAGTGATAAAGAGCTTGAGGACTCTGCTTGTGGGCGAAGATGGGGTGGAAGGGAATGTGCAGATGCACAGATAGGGCAACCCTTGACCTGGGGAGCTAAGGCAGAAGGCCATAGCAGGTTGTATGGAGCAGGGCCTTCAAGGGTGCAGGTACTGTGAGAGAAAATAGGAAATGTTATGAGAGAACAAAACTGGGCCACTTCATAGCAAGAGGCAGTGAGTAACTGACAGCTGTTTCTCACAGACTGAAGATTTGCATGTCTCTCTTTGCAGGTACACCAGCTGGTATCCTGCCACTTGTGGAATTCTTCCCCAAGTTCAAGAATAGGGACAAGAGGCAGAAGGATAAAGGTCTGTATGTGGCGAGTTTGAGGGGGACTGggccagcacagctcagctaaCCGCCCAGACAGAACCTGTACCTGATAGCTGCTGGCTTTAGAGCAGATCTCCCACCACCTTGCTCTGCTGTGGCAGCGCTGGTCTGTGGGTAGTGTGTGCACAGAGGTGGGGAAGCCCTTGTATTGTTGGGTATTGGTCTGGAGCACTGTTTGAATCTTATTCCACTTGTGGCCTGGCTTTGAAGGTCTGCCAGGATTGGTGCATCTGTcttgaaagaggaaagaggagggaagaaaagtcTCCCTCATAGCCTAGACTTGCTCTGTTCACAGCaaggagcagctgcaggaggaactTATGTTGCACTGACCTTTGCTTTTACCTCCGTTCCCACAGCCCCCGAGGAACAGTGCCAAGAAGAGGCTGCAGAGacagaggcagaagaaacaaccccaaacaatcATCTAATCcacaaggaggaagagaagaaagaaggggcAGTAGCTTTTCATGTTTACAAGGCATATTGGCTGGCAGTGGGCAGCTGCTTGGCATTATCCATCCTCTTCTCGCTGTTCCTGATGCAAGGTGAGGCAGTGGCCCAGAGGACGTCTCTCTTTAGACATTCCTTGCCTCTCAGTCCCTGGTTGTGTGGAGtccagggaagaaaagaggcCAGGGTTTAAttgctctccctgcagcaggaagactccttttctcttccccaggctgatGTATCATAGTTGGGAGACGGCACATGTGGGAATAGGATCTGGCGTCTCACTGCTGCAGTTGTGTGTCTGCTTCTCTAGCTATgccctgttgctgctgcagctcaagGCTGTTCCCTTGCTCCCGCTTTACTACTAACAGTGGAGAATGAAGGCAGGGGAAAACTAGACTGGGCAGTGAGGCAATAACAAAAGTTGTCCAGCAGCTTCCcctccagcttttctgcttcatattTGCTGATTGGAAGGTTGAATCCCTCTTTATGTAGTCTGTCTTTCTCTGTAGCatccagaaatatttcagattgGTGGCTCTCACACTGGATCTCCAGCATATCCCAGACAGCAAATACTTCTGTGATGGTCTGCTCAGCTTCCCCACCTTCCCCAGAGTTGCTTCTCTTCTCCGTTGTTGGGCTTGTGTAAGTGAATCTGGTCAGGAGATGCCAATGGGAACACATGCCCAATTTTGCCTTTAAGTGCGTTTCCTGTGAAGATCCTTGTTGAGAGCAGGGATAAACTGACCACCCCTCTGCAGGGGATCTGAGTGGCTGCTTTTACAAAGAGAATCGAAATCTCTGACCTGATGCGGTGCCCAAAGGGCTTCTGCCTGGGGCTGATGGAAGACTGCTAGCTGCGTAGTAATCAAAGTGTTTGTCGCAGCAAACCAAAAGGGTGTCACAGGAATGTGAGGTTGAAGTATCCTGGTTTCCCCTTCAGTATGCTCCTAGTTTCTCATGCCCTGTCTGTGAGTTTACTGTCATGGGGATCCTTAGCAGATTCCTAATCTTCTTGCTTCTGTGTTCCAGCTCCCCCATTCAAGCTCTGGACACCACCCCAGCCCCTTCCAATGGCTCACTGGATGTGAATTTTTACCTGATAGTTTATGGGAGCATTGCAGGAGCCAACTCCCTCTTCACCATTCTTCGGGCCTTCCTCTTTGCTTGTGGCACTATCCATGCTGCCACTGTCATTCATAACCGACTGCTCCAGAGGGCTCTA
This window harbors:
- the ABCC10 gene encoding multidrug resistance-associated protein 7 isoform X2, yielding MENILAGLCGTSPEDPLPAWVHGSVGHCFNQLTLNVVPHAVLAVVSACFLGAPRIGSGVPCRPGWGCRIGASLVLAGLFLADTIPATISQQELGPVYLEVLANGTAALTWLTHSLALLTLCKSIHSFTRGPVALALLTLLPIPSFIITLVWYYQSGTAWSPAHPAASSRFAILCLQLASLLVYVIAYLFPTAGRQDFLSINNPWQEGQLISEPGIPVPDQQRVSEDGESWLSRFFYVWMNPLMKRGYQWKLNQPQDVYALPRQLQAARVCEQFYSCWQKKAALHQVEEETVSLTSSIIAEGDGNSDTPESLHRGQENVQLFSVLHAAFGLRFYSLGLLKLAGNLLGFSGPLLLNLLVNFMESRQEPLSHGVLYALGLFAGSFLGALLRNQFSYEVNKVTLMVRAAVISAIYRKALRVSSTSVMRFTVGEIVNFMSTDTSRVVNFCLSLHEVWSLPFQFAITLYLLYQQVGVAFLGGLALALLLVPLNKVIANYILMNNKEMLKHKDTRVKLMAEFLCGIRVIKFYAWEKHFSTRINACRDKELQKLRAMKYLDAVCVYLWAALPVVVSITIFITYVLLGHQLTATKVFTALALVGMLILPLNSFPWVLNGTLEAKVSLDRIQRFLELADQELEAYYALDSPSGTATAMDMQCASFSWVPIEEESTRQPLSTGSLQLHIENLSVRKGMLLGVVGKVGSGKSSLLAAITGELIKQGGRVYVSDLEQGFGLATQEPWIQFTTVRENILFGREYDARLYEEVVEACALSDDLNILPAGDQTEVGENGVTLSGGQKARIALARAVYQEKEFYLLDDPLAAVDAEVADHLMQKCILGVLKHKTRILCTHRTEFLEKADALLLIDNGRIVKTGTPAGILPLVEFFPKFKNRDKRQKDKAPEEQCQEEAAETEAEETTPNNHLIHKEEEKKEGAVAFHVYKAYWLAVGSCLALSILFSLFLMQASRNISDWWLSHWISSISQTANTSVMVCSASPPSPELLLFSVVGLVSPIQALDTTPAPSNGSLDVNFYLIVYGSIAGANSLFTILRAFLFACGTIHAATVIHNRLLQRALKATVTFFDTTPTGRILNRFSSDLYSVDDSLPFILNIFLANMYGLLGMLVIITCGLPWIGLILLPLAALYFSIQRYYRRTSRELKRLYSITLSPIYTHFSETLSGLSSIRAMRATQRFELENQLRLEQNQHCLFASNTAMQWLDIRLQMIGVAVVTAIAGIAIIQHQKQLGNPGLVGLALSYALSVTNLLSGLISSFTLTETMMVSVERTEEYSTDIPMEPQDKLIQVDWTASWERGESVCLWARGSWCVWREPSWRRPRCCASMRPQPAWIRRQTSCCSRPSASALLTKLF
- the ABCC10 gene encoding multidrug resistance-associated protein 7 isoform X1, yielding MENILAGLCGTSPEDPLPAWVHGSVGHCFNQLTLNVVPHAVLAVVSACFLGAPRIGSGVPCRPGWGCRIGASLVLAGLFLADTIPATISQQELGPVYLEVLANGTAALTWLTHSLALLTLCKSIHSFTRGPVALALLTLLPIPSFIITLVWYYQSGTAWSPAHPAASSRFAILCLQLASLLVYVIAYLFPTAGRQDFLSINNPWQEGQLISEPGIPVPDQQRVSEDGESWLSRFFYVWMNPLMKRGYQWKLNQPQDVYALPRQLQAARVCEQFYSCWQKKAALHQVEEETVSLTSSIIAEGDGNSDTPESLHRGQENVQLFSVLHAAFGLRFYSLGLLKLAGNLLGFSGPLLLNLLVNFMESRQEPLSHGVLYALGLFAGSFLGALLRNQFSYEVNKVTLMVRAAVISAIYRKALRVSSTSVMRFTVGEIVNFMSTDTSRVVNFCLSLHEVWSLPFQFAITLYLLYQQVGVAFLGGLALALLLVPLNKVIANYILMNNKEMLKHKDTRVKLMAEFLCGIRVIKFYAWEKHFSTRINACRDKELQKLRAMKYLDAVCVYLWAALPVVVSITIFITYVLLGHQLTATKVFTALALVGMLILPLNSFPWVLNGTLEAKVSLDRIQRFLELADQELEAYYALDSPSGTATAMDMQCASFSWVPIEEESTRQPLSTGSLQLHIENLSVRKGMLLGVVGKVGSGKSSLLAAITGELIKQGGRVYVSDLEQGFGLATQEPWIQFTTVRENILFGREYDARLYEEVVEACALSDDLNILPAGDQTEVGENGVTLSGGQKARIALARAVYQEKEFYLLDDPLAAVDAEVADHLMQKCILGVLKHKTRILCTHRTEFLEKADALLLIDNGRIVKTGTPAGILPLVEFFPKFKNRDKRQKDKAPEEQCQEEAAETEAEETTPNNHLIHKEEEKKEGAVAFHVYKAYWLAVGSCLALSILFSLFLMQASRNISDWWLSHWISSISQTANTSVMVCSASPPSPELLLFSVVGLVSPIQALDTTPAPSNGSLDVNFYLIVYGSIAGANSLFTILRAFLFACGTIHAATVIHNRLLQRALKATVTFFDTTPTGRILNRFSSDLYSVDDSLPFILNIFLANMYGLLGMLVIITCGLPWIGLILLPLAALYFSIQRYYRRTSRELKRLYSITLSPIYTHFSETLSGLSSIRAMRATQRFELENQLRLEQNQHCLFASNTAMQWLDIRLQMIGVAVVTAIAGIAIIQHQKQLGNPGLVGLALSYALSVTNLLSGLISSFTLTETMMVSVERTEEYSTDIPMEPQDKLIQVAADWPSRGLVEFRQVVLAYRAGLPNALDGVSFTIYPGEKVGIVGRTGSGKSTLFLALFRMLELKSGQILLDGVNSKLVGLDELRSRLAIIPQDPFLFSGSIRENLDPQGKWADAELREVLEQCHLWDAVTQMGGLDSELGERGKCLSVGQRQLVCLARALLAQAKVLCIDEATASVDQKTDQLLQQTIRQRFADKTVLTIAHRLNTILDSDRVLVMQAGRVAELDSPTRLSQKDGSLFQRLLHSEQQ